A genomic region of Salinibacterium sp. NK8237 contains the following coding sequences:
- a CDS encoding lamin tail domain-containing protein: MRRRPLAALLTSLALAVPLVVTSAAVVSPTANAAELPSILINEVESNGDDFDWVELINTGTETVDVSGWVIKDDNDSRTLSLPSGSTIAAGGYYVVDVNDVTVAGNFGLGGADTARVYLADGVTLVDSYAWDGHAAVTFGRCADGIGEFRDTVASTKGAANACEIIAAAAVRINEVESSADEDDWIELTNISDFVVDVAGLVLKDDDDSRTDAIPAGTTIEPGAFYAFEPTFGLGGADSARIFESDGATLIDSYSWSAHASTSYGRCPDGIGEFATTNTTTKGAANDCVAVDLPEVRINEIESNGDSSDWVELFNSGGSAVDISGWVVQDNDDSHAALIPTGASIAAGGYYVFDQPALSFGLGTDDSVRVFAADGFTLIDSRSWSGHSATTLGVCGSGFGDTTSSTKGFANDCSAPIRINEVESSDEMGDWIELKNNSSDAVDVSGFVLKDNDDSHALTIDSGTTIAAGGYLVIETEPSFGLGGADSARLFVADGVTLVDGYEWTAHAATTYARCPDGTGDFETSKASTRSAANSCVGELETSPWPGGSAISTVNEMDEFSDNMSGLAFEAATTGDVLWAAKNGPGALYKLVFDGANWVPETSNTWNDGKLLHYASGTGDVDAEGVALTSTGASGGVFIASERDNSTSGVSRPTILRYDVSGAASELTASQEWNLTADLPVIAANSGLEGIAWIPDSYLVAEGFVDENTGTLYDPSTYAGHGDGLFFVGLEANGTIYAYALDQNSGSFDRVATIESGFVSVMELEFDPALGALWAICDDTCDGRSALLEIAQDGATDGSFDVATIFERPTGMPNLNNEGFTVVPQSECVSGSKAVYWSDDSNTDGFSLRAGTIDCTVTTDPTDPTDPTDPTDPTDPTDPATPTVPVAVPEASLTAANRGSVSGPPSASPGETITINVGTSHAGNIVNIWIYSTPTLLGSPTVSAAGTVSATIPSTLTPGVHRLVVTAADGSVIGWANITITALESGSLAFTGSGSALPIQLSLMLLVAGLSMVMIRRREKLLS; this comes from the coding sequence ATGCGCAGACGGCCCCTCGCCGCCCTCCTCACCTCCTTAGCATTGGCCGTACCGCTAGTGGTCACTTCGGCTGCTGTCGTGAGTCCCACTGCCAATGCGGCTGAACTGCCGAGCATCCTCATCAATGAAGTTGAATCGAATGGCGATGACTTCGATTGGGTTGAGCTCATCAACACCGGAACCGAAACTGTGGATGTCTCGGGCTGGGTTATTAAGGACGACAACGACTCCCGCACTCTTTCACTGCCTAGCGGCTCAACGATTGCTGCTGGCGGCTACTACGTCGTTGACGTCAATGACGTCACTGTCGCTGGCAACTTTGGATTAGGGGGCGCCGACACCGCTCGTGTCTATTTGGCAGATGGCGTGACTCTCGTTGATTCCTACGCTTGGGATGGCCATGCTGCAGTCACCTTTGGGCGTTGTGCTGACGGCATCGGTGAGTTTCGCGACACCGTAGCTTCCACCAAGGGTGCTGCGAATGCGTGCGAGATCATCGCAGCGGCCGCAGTGCGCATCAACGAGGTCGAATCAAGTGCTGACGAAGACGACTGGATCGAACTCACTAACATTTCTGACTTCGTCGTCGACGTCGCTGGTCTGGTGCTCAAAGATGATGACGACAGCCGTACCGATGCAATTCCTGCCGGTACGACGATTGAGCCTGGTGCCTTCTACGCCTTCGAGCCGACGTTCGGATTAGGTGGGGCGGATTCGGCGCGCATCTTTGAATCTGACGGTGCGACGCTGATAGACAGCTACAGCTGGTCAGCGCACGCGAGCACGAGCTACGGCCGCTGCCCGGACGGCATTGGCGAGTTCGCGACGACGAACACCACTACGAAGGGTGCTGCGAACGATTGCGTCGCAGTTGATCTCCCCGAGGTTCGTATCAACGAGATCGAATCTAACGGTGATTCGTCAGACTGGGTCGAGCTCTTCAACAGCGGCGGTAGCGCCGTCGACATCTCTGGTTGGGTTGTTCAGGACAACGACGATAGCCACGCCGCGCTGATTCCCACCGGCGCCTCAATCGCGGCCGGCGGCTACTACGTATTCGACCAGCCCGCCTTGAGCTTCGGACTTGGTACGGATGACTCTGTGCGGGTCTTTGCTGCCGATGGCTTTACCCTGATTGATTCACGAAGCTGGAGTGGTCACTCGGCCACGACGCTTGGCGTCTGCGGATCCGGTTTTGGCGACACGACTAGTTCGACCAAAGGCTTTGCTAACGATTGCAGCGCCCCGATTCGTATCAACGAAGTTGAGTCCAGCGATGAGATGGGGGACTGGATCGAGCTAAAGAACAACAGCTCCGATGCAGTGGATGTCTCGGGCTTCGTCCTCAAAGACAACGATGACTCACACGCCCTCACGATCGATTCCGGCACGACGATTGCCGCCGGTGGCTACCTCGTCATCGAGACCGAGCCCTCGTTTGGGCTCGGCGGAGCGGACTCGGCTCGCCTCTTCGTCGCTGACGGTGTGACGCTGGTTGACGGCTACGAATGGACTGCGCACGCGGCAACAACCTACGCACGGTGCCCCGATGGAACCGGTGACTTCGAGACCTCGAAGGCCTCGACCAGGAGCGCAGCAAACAGCTGTGTCGGCGAACTCGAAACCTCTCCGTGGCCCGGTGGGTCTGCGATCTCCACAGTCAACGAGATGGACGAATTTAGTGACAACATGAGTGGCCTCGCGTTTGAGGCCGCCACCACGGGTGATGTGCTGTGGGCGGCCAAGAACGGGCCCGGAGCACTCTACAAGCTCGTCTTTGACGGAGCCAATTGGGTGCCTGAGACGTCGAACACCTGGAACGACGGAAAGCTGCTGCACTATGCCAGCGGCACCGGTGATGTGGATGCCGAAGGTGTGGCGTTGACGTCGACAGGAGCATCCGGAGGGGTCTTCATCGCGAGCGAACGGGACAACTCCACCAGTGGCGTCAGTCGTCCGACGATTCTTCGCTATGACGTGTCGGGCGCGGCATCCGAATTGACGGCAAGCCAGGAGTGGAATCTCACGGCTGACCTCCCGGTCATCGCTGCGAACTCGGGGCTTGAGGGCATCGCCTGGATTCCCGACAGCTACCTCGTGGCCGAAGGCTTCGTCGATGAGAACACAGGAACCCTCTACGACCCGAGCACTTATGCGGGCCACGGCGACGGACTCTTCTTCGTCGGTCTCGAAGCTAATGGAACGATCTACGCGTACGCGCTCGATCAGAATTCCGGCTCGTTCGACCGTGTAGCGACGATCGAGAGTGGCTTCGTCAGTGTCATGGAGCTCGAGTTCGACCCCGCGCTCGGTGCACTCTGGGCCATCTGCGACGACACCTGCGATGGTCGCAGTGCGCTTCTTGAGATCGCGCAGGATGGCGCTACCGACGGGTCCTTCGACGTTGCCACCATTTTCGAGCGCCCCACTGGGATGCCGAACCTCAACAACGAGGGCTTTACTGTTGTGCCGCAATCAGAGTGTGTCTCTGGCTCGAAAGCGGTGTACTGGTCGGACGACTCGAACACTGACGGATTCTCGTTGCGAGCAGGAACTATCGACTGCACGGTGACGACAGATCCGACGGACCCGACGGACCCCACGGACCCGACAGATCCCACCGATCCCACAGATCCAGCCACGCCGACTGTTCCTGTGGCTGTTCCTGAGGCCAGTCTCACGGCGGCGAACCGCGGCTCGGTGTCTGGCCCTCCGAGCGCAAGCCCGGGGGAGACCATCACGATCAACGTGGGCACGTCGCATGCGGGCAATATCGTGAACATCTGGATCTATTCCACGCCGACTCTGTTGGGATCGCCGACTGTCAGCGCCGCCGGAACTGTCTCAGCAACCATTCCTTCGACGCTCACACCAGGCGTTCACCGCTTGGTAGTCACCGCAGCGGATGGCTCAGTGATCGGTTGGGCGAACATCACGATCACCGCACTTGAGTCAGGTTCGCTCGCGTTTACTGGTTCAGGGTCAGCGTTGCCGATTCAGCTGTCGTTGATGCTGCTCGTCGCTGGCCTCTCGATGGTTATGATTCGTCGCCGCGAGAAGCTGCTTAGCTAG
- a CDS encoding NAD-dependent succinate-semialdehyde dehydrogenase, translating to MAYQTINPYTNEVVATFPDATVQEVDEAIAAAHETFLSWRETAYSTRMEVLAKAAKLLRADKRRYAELLTLEMGKVIAEAEAEVDLSADILEYYAERGGALLETEKVPVEYAAEGEVEIVNQPLGVLLTIEPWNFPYYQVVRVAAPQLVAGNTILLKHASNVPQSAAVFDDLFARAGLPAGGFKNLYLPHELTQHVIEDPRVRGVALTGSEEAGSIIAAYAAKAVKKSTLELGGSDAFVVLKDADMDKTVEWAVFGRHWNAGQVCVSAKRMIVVDDVYDEFLEKFRAGVSALKAGDPMDPMTALAPLSSQAAADKLAGQVKDAIAGGAKAETLGDPVPSTGAFYQPTILTEIDSKNPSYYQEFFGPVSIVIRVKDEAEAIAVANDSPFGLGGSVFTRDTVNGEKVARKIDTGMVYVNHPTMVKADIPFGGVKHSGYGHELTNLGIQEFVNKKVIDVVDINAAF from the coding sequence ATGGCCTACCAAACGATCAACCCGTATACGAATGAAGTGGTCGCAACGTTCCCCGATGCGACTGTGCAAGAGGTCGACGAGGCAATCGCTGCGGCCCACGAAACGTTTTTGTCCTGGCGTGAAACGGCGTACTCGACTCGGATGGAAGTGCTCGCCAAAGCAGCGAAACTGCTGCGCGCGGATAAGCGTCGCTACGCAGAACTGCTCACCCTAGAGATGGGAAAGGTGATCGCCGAGGCCGAAGCTGAGGTGGATCTTTCGGCAGACATCCTCGAGTACTACGCCGAGCGCGGGGGAGCGCTGCTCGAGACTGAAAAGGTTCCCGTGGAATACGCCGCCGAGGGCGAAGTTGAGATCGTCAACCAACCGCTCGGCGTTCTGCTCACGATCGAACCGTGGAACTTCCCTTACTACCAAGTCGTGCGGGTTGCGGCTCCCCAGCTCGTCGCAGGCAACACCATCCTGTTGAAGCACGCGAGCAACGTGCCGCAGTCGGCGGCCGTGTTCGACGACCTGTTTGCACGCGCCGGCCTCCCCGCCGGTGGGTTCAAGAACCTGTACCTTCCCCACGAGCTCACTCAGCACGTTATCGAAGACCCGCGCGTTCGCGGCGTGGCCCTCACCGGCAGCGAGGAAGCGGGCTCCATCATTGCTGCCTACGCAGCCAAAGCGGTAAAGAAGAGCACGCTTGAGCTCGGCGGTTCTGATGCGTTCGTGGTTCTCAAGGACGCTGATATGGATAAAACTGTCGAATGGGCGGTCTTTGGTCGCCACTGGAATGCTGGCCAGGTTTGCGTCTCGGCGAAGCGAATGATCGTCGTTGATGACGTGTACGACGAGTTCCTTGAGAAGTTCCGTGCCGGCGTCTCCGCGTTGAAGGCTGGCGACCCGATGGATCCCATGACGGCCCTTGCGCCGCTTTCGTCCCAGGCCGCCGCAGACAAGCTTGCGGGTCAAGTCAAGGACGCGATCGCTGGGGGAGCTAAGGCTGAAACTCTCGGCGACCCCGTGCCGTCGACCGGAGCTTTCTACCAGCCGACGATTCTCACCGAGATCGACTCGAAGAATCCTTCGTACTACCAAGAGTTCTTCGGCCCGGTTTCGATTGTCATCCGCGTCAAGGACGAAGCCGAAGCGATCGCGGTCGCCAACGACTCGCCGTTCGGCCTCGGTGGTTCTGTGTTCACGCGAGACACCGTCAACGGTGAAAAAGTGGCCAGGAAGATCGACACGGGGATGGTCTATGTGAACCACCCGACGATGGTGAAGGCAGATATTCCGTTTGGCGGTGTTAAGCACTCTGGTTACGGCCACGAGCTGACCAACCTCGGTATTCAAGAATTCGTCAACAAAAAGGTCATCGACGTCGTGGATATTAACGCGGCGTTCTGA
- a CDS encoding zinc-dependent alcohol dehydrogenase family protein, which produces MKAWITGESPGSISLGTKPKPMPDADEVVVQVIVCGLCRTDLHVVDQELETHTPHVTPGHQVVGTVVALGDQVKQLSIGDTVGVAWLRRTCGVCEWCRSGRENLCPNSEYTGWDADGGFAEYATVPEAFAYLLPADVNAVEVAPLLCAGIIGYRALSRAALPDGGKLGIYGYGSSGHITAQIAQAAGATIYAMTRGGANQDLARSIGSAFVGDETEEPPEKLDAAIVFAPVGEFVPVALAATKRGGTVVLAGIHMTDIPAMNYQADLFNERDLRTVTANTRADGATFLTLAHNLAIRPTVTTYPFDEVDVAISDLRSGNASGSIVITMPNPSSD; this is translated from the coding sequence ATGAAGGCGTGGATCACAGGAGAGTCACCAGGGTCAATCAGTCTTGGTACTAAGCCAAAACCCATGCCAGACGCCGATGAAGTTGTCGTGCAAGTAATTGTGTGCGGGCTCTGCCGCACTGACCTTCATGTGGTCGATCAGGAACTTGAGACCCACACACCTCACGTCACGCCGGGCCACCAGGTCGTGGGAACGGTTGTCGCCCTTGGTGATCAGGTGAAGCAATTGAGCATCGGCGACACCGTGGGAGTCGCCTGGCTTCGACGTACGTGCGGCGTCTGCGAGTGGTGCCGGAGTGGGCGCGAGAACCTCTGCCCAAACTCCGAATACACCGGGTGGGATGCTGATGGTGGTTTCGCCGAATACGCCACTGTTCCCGAAGCGTTCGCCTATCTCCTTCCTGCCGATGTCAACGCGGTAGAGGTCGCACCCCTGCTCTGTGCGGGAATCATTGGTTACCGGGCGCTTTCCCGGGCGGCATTGCCGGATGGCGGAAAGCTCGGAATCTATGGCTATGGTTCCAGCGGCCATATCACCGCCCAGATCGCCCAGGCGGCCGGAGCGACGATCTACGCGATGACCCGTGGCGGCGCAAACCAAGACTTGGCGCGAAGTATCGGCTCGGCGTTTGTGGGCGACGAGACCGAAGAACCGCCAGAGAAACTGGATGCGGCAATTGTGTTTGCCCCGGTGGGGGAGTTCGTGCCGGTTGCGCTAGCCGCGACGAAACGCGGTGGAACGGTGGTGCTGGCGGGCATCCATATGACGGATATTCCCGCCATGAACTACCAAGCTGACCTCTTCAATGAACGAGATCTGCGCACTGTCACCGCCAATACCCGTGCCGACGGCGCAACCTTCCTTACGCTCGCGCACAACTTAGCGATTCGTCCGACGGTGACGACGTATCCCTTTGACGAGGTCGACGTCGCGATCTCAGATCTCCGCAGCGGCAATGCCTCGGGCTCCATCGTCATCACAATGCCTAACCCCTCGTCGGATTGA
- a CDS encoding heme-binding protein, translating to MTRSLPRYTAADLEYLNTVTFSNITNDDAVALGLCAIEVIQEWKLNLAVEIVVNDDVLFKAKLKDTNRDNDLWLTGKSAVAVRFKEPSLLVKLRHLEAGSPFENRADIDHGKFKAHGGSIPLRVGDDVVGTITMSGEPDALDHEAAAEALARFSRGREAAPGHTRSPGE from the coding sequence ATGACGCGCTCCCTGCCTCGCTACACCGCAGCAGACCTTGAGTATTTGAATACCGTCACATTCTCAAACATCACGAACGATGATGCCGTTGCCTTAGGCCTCTGCGCGATCGAGGTTATCCAAGAGTGGAAGCTCAATTTGGCGGTCGAAATCGTCGTGAACGACGACGTGCTGTTCAAAGCCAAGCTCAAGGATACGAATCGGGACAACGATCTCTGGTTAACAGGTAAATCCGCGGTCGCGGTGCGCTTCAAAGAGCCCTCGCTCCTCGTCAAACTGCGGCACCTAGAAGCTGGCTCTCCGTTTGAAAACCGGGCAGATATCGACCACGGAAAGTTCAAGGCGCACGGCGGGTCAATCCCACTGCGCGTCGGTGACGATGTCGTTGGCACCATCACGATGTCGGGGGAGCCGGATGCTCTCGACCATGAAGCCGCCGCCGAGGCTCTAGCGCGATTCAGCAGGGGCCGCGAAGCTGCCCCGGGCCACACGCGATCGCCAGGGGAGTGA
- a CDS encoding D-glucuronyl C5-epimerase family protein yields the protein MIRRRATRALLGISLALVLSVVAGCSPPSTPAVPSIPAPPTVDEWSWTTTGFSLSTDADAPYSDRAPADVHGRDLDDTGLAIYYERNSADVRADHPVVYAQYGISALMEYESSGDPLWLDRAARQAEQLVAMRMERGEGWWYPYSFDWTYEDRTLTAPWWSGMAQGQALSLFTRLAQTTGEEQWATAADHTWASFQQEPSATEPWSTFIDDDHLWFEEYAGDQHPLMVLNGQIFAIFGLYDYWNFTQDQEVARYIDGGATTVLNIMQQIRKPGEISYYCVQDDFCARERWQDKKYHVIHSWQLNTLARLTGDAAFGEWADQLEADWKPSE from the coding sequence ATGATTCGTCGTCGAGCAACTCGAGCTCTTCTTGGTATTTCGCTCGCTCTCGTACTGAGTGTCGTGGCCGGTTGTTCGCCGCCCTCGACACCGGCCGTTCCATCGATACCGGCGCCGCCGACGGTCGACGAATGGTCGTGGACGACGACGGGATTCTCGCTATCGACGGATGCTGATGCCCCATATTCTGACAGGGCGCCCGCCGACGTTCATGGCCGCGATCTCGATGACACCGGGCTGGCTATCTACTACGAACGCAACTCCGCTGACGTACGGGCAGATCACCCGGTTGTGTACGCGCAGTACGGCATATCGGCGTTAATGGAGTACGAGAGCTCGGGAGATCCGCTGTGGCTCGACCGCGCTGCAAGGCAAGCCGAACAACTCGTCGCGATGCGAATGGAGCGAGGAGAGGGCTGGTGGTACCCCTACTCATTCGACTGGACCTACGAAGACAGGACACTCACGGCCCCGTGGTGGTCTGGAATGGCTCAGGGGCAAGCTCTGAGTTTGTTCACTCGTCTCGCACAAACGACGGGCGAGGAGCAGTGGGCAACCGCGGCCGACCACACGTGGGCAAGTTTTCAGCAAGAGCCGTCAGCCACCGAGCCCTGGTCGACGTTCATCGATGACGACCATCTCTGGTTCGAAGAGTACGCCGGCGACCAACATCCGCTCATGGTTCTCAACGGCCAAATCTTCGCCATCTTTGGCCTCTACGACTACTGGAATTTCACTCAAGATCAAGAGGTCGCCCGCTACATCGACGGTGGCGCAACAACGGTGCTCAACATCATGCAACAGATTCGCAAACCAGGAGAGATTTCGTATTACTGCGTGCAAGACGATTTCTGTGCGCGCGAACGGTGGCAAGACAAGAAGTATCACGTCATCCATTCGTGGCAGCTCAATACGCTCGCGCGCCTCACGGGCGATGCGGCGTTTGGCGAGTGGGCAGATCAGCTCGAAGCTGACTGGAAGCCCTCCGAGTAG
- a CDS encoding NUDIX hydrolase codes for MPVNRATSRVLLFDREQRFLLFLTKAPDTSGVARWLTPGGGVDPGESHHEAAVRELEEETGLVIEDLGAPVWSHDFVVEWDDADHDTGHAVFYRVVVDTFVPSQEFWTDDERVDVLEHRWWTLEELMATSDRYEPAELEQLVRSQR; via the coding sequence ATGCCGGTGAACCGAGCTACCAGTCGCGTGCTGCTGTTCGACCGCGAACAGCGCTTCTTGCTCTTTCTGACGAAGGCGCCGGATACCAGCGGTGTCGCGCGCTGGCTGACGCCGGGTGGCGGCGTGGACCCGGGGGAGTCTCATCATGAGGCTGCCGTGCGCGAGCTCGAAGAAGAAACCGGGCTTGTTATCGAAGATCTCGGTGCGCCTGTGTGGTCGCACGACTTCGTCGTGGAGTGGGATGACGCTGATCACGACACCGGGCACGCCGTTTTCTATCGGGTGGTGGTTGACACCTTCGTGCCGTCTCAAGAATTCTGGACAGATGACGAACGCGTTGACGTGCTCGAACACCGCTGGTGGACTCTCGAAGAGCTGATGGCGACATCGGATCGCTATGAACCGGCCGAGCTTGAACAGCTCGTCCGGTCGCAGCGCTAG
- a CDS encoding SDR family oxidoreductase, which translates to MNSDTSNPLAAHSLDGARALITGSSRGIGADTAAYFAEAGARVAVNYRNKEARALKLVAQLNETDGSAIAIGADLTDPETVSALFETVKAEFGGLEILVLNASGGMEGGMAEDYAMKLNRDAQVNFLKTMMPLLHEGSRVVFVTSHQAHFIRTVETMPEYVPVALSKRAGEDALRELIPELEAKGIGFVVVSGDMIEGTITATLLQRANPGAIEARKEAAGRLYNVSEFAAEVASAAVEPVPENNTRYVGDVSDFLNK; encoded by the coding sequence GTGAATAGCGATACTTCGAATCCTCTGGCAGCCCACTCGCTCGATGGCGCTCGCGCGCTCATTACTGGTTCTTCGCGGGGGATTGGCGCCGACACCGCCGCCTATTTCGCCGAAGCCGGCGCCCGTGTCGCCGTGAACTACCGCAATAAAGAGGCTCGCGCCCTCAAGCTCGTCGCTCAGCTCAATGAGACAGACGGTTCGGCTATCGCCATTGGTGCCGACCTCACTGACCCCGAGACTGTTTCTGCCCTGTTCGAGACGGTGAAGGCCGAGTTCGGTGGCCTTGAGATTCTGGTGCTCAACGCATCCGGAGGCATGGAAGGCGGCATGGCTGAGGACTACGCCATGAAGCTCAACCGCGACGCTCAAGTCAATTTCTTGAAGACCATGATGCCGCTGTTGCACGAAGGATCACGCGTCGTTTTCGTGACAAGCCACCAGGCGCACTTCATCCGCACCGTTGAGACGATGCCCGAGTATGTTCCGGTTGCTCTCAGCAAGCGTGCCGGCGAAGATGCGCTTCGCGAATTGATTCCTGAGCTTGAAGCCAAGGGCATTGGCTTCGTCGTTGTCTCCGGCGACATGATCGAGGGAACCATCACGGCAACGCTGCTACAGCGCGCCAACCCTGGAGCGATCGAAGCTCGCAAAGAGGCCGCTGGCCGGTTGTACAACGTGAGCGAGTTCGCCGCCGAGGTTGCCTCTGCAGCAGTAGAACCAGTTCCCGAAAACAACACCCGCTACGTCGGCGACGTTTCAGACTTTCTCAACAAGTAG
- a CDS encoding NfeD family protein produces the protein MLIDLTQYLWILWLALVVLFIVIEVMTLEFTFLMISAGSLIGGLGSNLLGWPWYIQIALAAAISGLLIFTIRPVLLMNLEKGADPAKSNVDALFDLGGRVTGPFANGIGEVKLDNGETWTARIGDSSPPSAVPVGKRVAVTDIEGAIAVVVLESAKLGSTQPRAIKKSPRKEEK, from the coding sequence ATGCTTATTGATCTGACCCAGTACCTCTGGATTCTCTGGCTTGCCCTGGTCGTGTTGTTCATAGTGATCGAAGTCATGACTCTCGAATTCACGTTCCTCATGATCTCCGCGGGCTCCCTCATTGGTGGGCTCGGCTCCAATCTTCTGGGCTGGCCGTGGTACATCCAGATCGCTCTCGCTGCAGCGATCTCGGGTCTTCTTATTTTCACCATTAGGCCTGTTTTGCTGATGAATCTCGAAAAGGGAGCCGACCCTGCAAAGAGCAACGTCGACGCTCTCTTCGATCTCGGCGGACGCGTCACAGGTCCGTTCGCCAACGGCATCGGTGAGGTCAAGCTCGACAACGGTGAAACGTGGACTGCCCGCATCGGCGACAGTTCGCCACCCTCGGCGGTTCCCGTCGGCAAACGTGTTGCGGTCACCGACATTGAAGGTGCCATTGCCGTCGTAGTTCTTGAATCTGCCAAACTCGGCTCCACTCAACCTCGAGCGATCAAAAAATCGCCGAGAAAGGAAGAAAAGTGA
- a CDS encoding SPFH domain-containing protein yields MTDPAGFVGQIFVIILLVVLAIFVIVTLFRAIRIVPQARAGVVERLGKYRKTLLPGLNILVPFIDRMLPLIDLREQVVSFPPQPVITEDNLVVSIDTVVFFQVTDARAATYEIGNYLGAVEQLTTTTLRNVVGGLNLEQALTSRDNINSQLRVVLDEATGKWGIRVGRVELKAIDPPLSIQDSMEKQMRAERDRRAQILTAEGTKQAAILEAEGSRQAAILEAEGEAKAAVLRADGEAAAIKTVFAAIHEGDPDPKLLAYEYLQTLPKIAEGDSNKMWIIPSELTEALKGIGEGFFSGKGPVAR; encoded by the coding sequence GTGACTGATCCTGCTGGCTTCGTAGGCCAGATCTTTGTGATTATTCTGCTCGTCGTTCTTGCGATCTTCGTGATTGTCACGTTGTTCCGTGCGATCCGCATTGTTCCGCAGGCGCGTGCCGGAGTTGTTGAACGCCTAGGCAAGTACCGCAAGACCTTGCTGCCCGGCCTCAACATTCTCGTTCCCTTTATCGACCGGATGCTGCCCCTTATCGATTTGCGCGAACAGGTTGTCTCGTTCCCCCCGCAGCCGGTCATCACCGAAGACAACCTTGTCGTCTCTATCGACACCGTCGTCTTCTTCCAAGTGACGGATGCCCGTGCAGCCACCTACGAGATCGGCAACTATCTCGGGGCCGTCGAACAGCTGACGACCACGACGCTGCGAAACGTCGTGGGTGGCCTCAACCTTGAACAGGCGCTTACGAGCCGCGACAACATTAACTCGCAACTGCGCGTTGTTCTCGACGAAGCAACAGGCAAGTGGGGCATTCGCGTGGGTCGCGTTGAGCTGAAGGCTATTGACCCGCCCCTCTCGATCCAAGATTCGATGGAAAAGCAGATGCGTGCCGAGCGTGACCGCCGTGCGCAGATCTTGACCGCCGAGGGAACCAAGCAGGCCGCGATTCTCGAAGCGGAGGGTTCGCGCCAGGCAGCGATCCTTGAGGCTGAAGGTGAAGCTAAAGCTGCCGTGCTGCGTGCTGATGGTGAAGCTGCGGCTATCAAGACTGTGTTCGCTGCGATTCACGAGGGCGACCCTGACCCGAAGCTGCTGGCGTACGAGTACCTTCAGACGCTACCTAAGATTGCAGAAGGTGATTCCAACAAGATGTGGATTATCCCGTCTGAACTGACGGAAGCGCTCAAGGGCATTGGTGAAGGATTCTTTAGTGGCAAAGGACCAGTCGCGCGTTAG
- a CDS encoding glycerophosphodiester phosphodiesterase family protein, which yields MAKDQSRVSANSSFLSPARPRVLAHRGLAVEAPENTLLAFAKAVAAGAQYIETDVHVSLDGVSVVAHDPSLTRVAGRKIMVDQLTMAELRRIDLGEGQGFCALSEALDAFPETRFNIDVKNKGAVLPTARAIRDLNAIDRVLVTSFDEARRAATVEQLPGVASSASARRFILALLSAKTGISPAVRRALSGLVAIQVPEKALGLRVTTQRMIDRVHTLGLEMHVWTINEPQRMRHLLDLGVDGIVTDRADLALEVVKSRA from the coding sequence GTGGCAAAGGACCAGTCGCGCGTTAGCGCCAACTCGTCGTTCCTCTCCCCCGCACGCCCCCGTGTGCTTGCGCACCGGGGGCTTGCGGTGGAAGCACCCGAGAACACGCTTCTCGCGTTCGCGAAAGCAGTCGCGGCGGGTGCGCAATACATCGAAACGGATGTTCATGTCAGTCTCGACGGTGTATCTGTCGTAGCTCACGACCCGAGTCTCACTCGCGTCGCTGGCCGCAAAATCATGGTCGACCAGCTCACCATGGCAGAGTTGCGACGGATCGATTTGGGCGAAGGCCAAGGGTTTTGCGCTTTGAGTGAGGCCCTCGACGCTTTCCCTGAGACGCGCTTCAATATTGACGTCAAGAACAAGGGTGCGGTGCTTCCGACCGCGCGCGCGATTCGCGATCTCAACGCGATCGATCGGGTTCTCGTGACGTCCTTTGACGAAGCGCGCCGCGCCGCGACCGTCGAACAATTGCCCGGCGTAGCGAGTTCAGCATCCGCTCGGCGCTTCATTCTGGCTCTGCTGAGTGCTAAGACGGGGATTTCGCCGGCCGTGCGCCGCGCCCTCAGTGGATTAGTTGCCATCCAAGTACCCGAGAAGGCACTAGGGTTGCGTGTGACCACTCAGCGGATGATCGACCGCGTGCACACTCTCGGACTCGAGATGCACGTCTGGACTATCAATGAACCGCAGCGAATGCGTCACCTGCTCGACCTCGGTGTGGATGGAATCGTCACCGATCGAGCAGACCTAGCCCTCGAAGTTGTGAAATCGCGCGCCTGA